Proteins encoded in a region of the Magallana gigas chromosome 8, xbMagGiga1.1, whole genome shotgun sequence genome:
- the LOC105344175 gene encoding toll-like receptor Tollo, which produces MNILNVNVFYIVMASTIVISNGGLLVNGSNICSFPECKINVDGERTSGFSTSDQSPTNNIEKKVVIENNYNCSINTTSLFGLLNVNTDYGLISFECLSAVWLQFYSDEILPNNVTFSTIKISTCRFTLDSYFVLKKNFGKISSLALKDTTISVQKNPCDSIHSNKDMCGVLSSVNLFSLEGSTSNYVQHNLTFLVSCPHSYTSVKTLLMQGIPMDLRTISVLEKKFPNLQRLEISYSNITMPPRFPWNEENEYSKENISKDLKSANRENTVFDKKFTPSLTLKNNNIRDLRNFAFNGNLLILDLSCNGLRHINETTFTGLMELERLNLRNNSLNTISRNLFKLLQNLQHLDLSSNNLKEISKEVFSDTKNLKYLDLSYNKIKTVEENAFGGLPNLEEINLRSNEIKHLPDNLFIAASLKLKNILIDMNPLENIPLSILYIRTLEKASFRNTNIHLRNINEMLYRINWYSLQMSVITSSPGTIDKVFFKTSEKLRIIDLSGSKLENFYLAPLEGYKESGSIVQMKNKKNVVQKIFLLIVKYFEFILDGIKFTCDCRINEFNRIILQAKERGEFSGTEYIFQKLKCSTPDEMKNELVVNIKESDTYCKKIVPHCPYNCTCFERHVSKVIIVDCRNRGYFFLPNRLPNGILDIWFQHNNVSVLENVEYLNRTRHLSLSSNQIHEIKTKALDRIMNLKHLFLDSNNLVTLPRELQKTNIDFIDIKHNPFKCDCKSLWMKHWIIKKSKYILDIADVTCNVDNESEQGTKFINIPDVDFVCIEDYDSIKDGIIPTTASTLAVLLSLIGICLLYVFRFEAKVLTFLYLGIHPFDLDDDEGREPVDVLVIHVPGLTQWVMDNIVTYLEKQKSQYVVCEIMRDFIPGFSFQENISSIVKNSKRLILVVSPEFLLEGQMLKLIWNEAQEKIKTLRHNYVVTVLYNVRFRKTTNKEMARFAKNSNIIKWNDRLFGQKLLYCMPVHKGFSDIDVKDKKLPNIQNCVMNMYGDITLRQEVYDRHVFISYSETEINCMLNDIKPVLDEIGYTLWLPDRDFIPGASKEENILKAIDSCLHTLFFVSENHLLDEWSVFTFRTAFEKSLRSKSNHLIVILSENVDIDELDEEIKNLVSTHVILQIGEEWFVQKLLNSLSDAKPCVRCVEDEAQIVEIFNFENDIQSVTDSMLFESSEDSDTDVNNDDDVIENNRDEINEDEELKEEADNAQINIVVENNFDVPSDDTRSCSLNMSENESIQNTREDNSSLSYEENSEIDSSSDTDESEDENKIRTEVNQSSIHLNVSDETLLCGKSLQMNIKDSMCLNVKEEDESLSDIQNVNVFEVRLENHGHTDIPYYGPLSCAVSCEHYQITAPHNPSNCEEVSDSDNYTDSENDDKEM; this is translated from the coding sequence ATGAACatcttaaatgttaatgttttttaCATCGTCATGGCATCAACGATCGTTATCTCTAATGGTGGATTATTGGTCAATGGCAGCAACATATGTTCTTTTCCGGAGTGTAAAATAAACGTAGATGGAGAAAGGACTTCGGGGTTCTCTACAAGCGACCAATCACCAACCAACAACATTGAGAAAAAAGTagttattgaaaataattacaaTTGTTCCATTAACACAACGTCATTGTTTGGTCTTTTGAACGTAAATACTGACTATGGATTGATTTCCTTTGAATGTTTATCGGCTGTATGGCTGCAGTTTTATTCTGATGAAATACTTCCGAACAACGTTACTTTTTCGACcataaaaatttcaacatgtCGTTTCACTTTGGATTCCTATTTTGTGTTGAAGAAGAACTTCGGCAAAATTAGCTCTTTAGCATTAAAGGATACAACAATATCCGTTCAAAAAAATCCCTGTGATAGCATTCATTCGAACAAAGATATGTGTGGCGTGTTGTCATCTGTAAACTTATTTTCCCTGGAAGGATCAACATCAAATTATGTACAACATAATCTCACGTTTCTAGTCAGTTGTCCCCATTCATATACTTCAGTTAAAACGCTATTAATGCAAGGTATTCCAATGGATCTACGAACAATATCCGTTCTTGAAAAAAAGTTCCCAAATTTGCAGAGGTTGGAAATTTCGTATTCAAACATAACAATGCCACCAAGGTTTCCATGGAatgaagaaaatgaatattcaaaagaaaacatttcaaaagatttaaaaagtGCCAATCGGGAAAATACTGTATTTGACAAGAAATTTACACCTTCACTAACgctaaaaaataataacatacgCGATTTAAGAAATTTTGCATTTAACGGAAACTTGCTAATATTGGATTTGTCTTGTAATGGACTTCGACATATTAATGAAACTACTTTCACTGGCCTTATGGAGTTGGAACGTTTAAACCTGAGAAATAATTCACTGAATACCATTTCAAGGAATTTATTCAAACTGCTGCAGAATTTGCAACATTTGGATTTGAGTTCTAATAACCTAAAAGAAATTTCTAAGGAGGTATTTTCGGATACCAAGAATTTAAAGTACTTGGatttatcatataataaaatcaaaactgtCGAAGAAAATGCGTTTGGAGGATTACCTAATTtagaagaaataaatttaagatCTAACGAAATAAAGCACCTGCCAGACAATTTGTTTATTGCCGCCtctttaaagttgaaaaatatactCATTGATATGAATCCACTAGAAAACATTCCTTTATCTATACTTTACATTCGAACTTTGGAAAAAGCGAGTTTTCGGAACACAAATATTCACCTACGTAATATCAACGAAATGTTGTACAGAATAAATTGGTATTCTCTACAAATGAGTGTAATCACATCTTCACCAGGTACTATAGAtaaagtatttttcaaaacatcagAGAAACTCAGAATAATAGATCTGTCTGGatcaaaacttgaaaatttttatcTGGCACCGCTGGAAGGCTACAAAGAGTCTGGTTCAATCGTGCaaatgaagaataaaaaaaatgttgttcaaaaaATCTTTCTGTTAATTGTCAAGTACTTTGAATTCATTTTAGACGGAATCAAATTCACGTGTGATTGCAGAATCAACGAGTTTAATAGGATTATCCTTCAGGCAAAAGAACGTGGTGAGTTTTCCGGAACTgaatatatttttcagaaattaaaatGTTCTACGCCGGACGAAATGAAGAATGAACTGGTTGTCAATATCAAGGAATCAGATACTTACTGCAAAAAAATTGTTCCACATTGTCCATATAACTGCACTTGTTTTGAGCGACACGTTAGTAAGGTTATCATCGTTGACTGTCGGAATCGTGGTTACTTCTTCCTTCCGAATCGACTTCCAAATGGAATTCTTGATATATGGTTTCAACATAATAACGTGTCTGTTTTGGAAAATGTTGAATACTTAAATCGTACACGACATCTTTCACTTTCGAGCAACCAAATTCACGAAATAAAAACTAAAGCATTGGATCGAATAATGAATCTTAAACATCTTTTCTTGGATTCCAATAATCTAGTGACGTTACCACGAGAATTACAGAAGACGAACATAGATTTCATCGATATCAAACACAATCCATTTAAATGTGATTGCAAGTCACTTTGGATGAAACACTGGAttataaagaaatcaaaatatatctTGGATATCGCAGATGTTACTTGTAATGTTGACAATGAGAGCGAACAGGGTACAAAATTCATCAATATTCCAGACGTTGACTTTGTCTGCATTGAAGATTATGACTCTATTAAAGATGGCATCATCCCAACCACAGCAAGTACACTTGCAGTTCTGCTTAGTTTGATAGGAATCTGTTTGTTGTATGTATTTAGATTTGAGGCAAAAGTTCTTACATTTCTCTATTTGGGCATCCATCCATTTGATTTGGATGATGATGAAGGCAGAGAACCCGTGGATGTTCTTGTTATTCACGTTCCAGGTTTAACACAGTGGGTGATGGACAACATAGTCACATATCTTGAAAAGCAAAAAAGTCAATACGTCGTATGCGAAATCATGAGGGATTTCATTCCAGGGTTttcttttcaagaaaatatttctAGCATCGTAAAAAATAGTAAACGACTTATATTGGTGGTGTCTCCAGAATTTTTATTGGAAGGACAGATGTTAAAACTTATATGGAACGAAGCACAAGAGAAAATTAAAACCTTACGACATAATTATGTTGTAACCGTGCTTTATAACGTACGATTTAGAAAAACAACCAACAAAGAAATGGCACGATTTGCTAAGAatagtaatattataaaatggaACGATAGATTGTTTGGTCAAAAACTTCTTTATTGTATGCCTGTTCATAAAGGATTCAGTGATATCGATGTGAAAGATAAGAAGTTACCTAACATACAAAACTGTGTTATGAACATGTACGGTGACATTACATTAAGACAAGAAGTTTACGATCgccatgtttttatttcatactcCGAAACAGAAATCAACTGCATGCTTAACGATATTAAACCTGTTCTTGATGAAATAGGTTACACTTTATGGCTTCCCGACCGGGATTTTATACCAGGGGCAtcaaaggaagaaaatattctCAAAGCAATTGACAGCTGCCTTCACACACTATTCTTTGTGTCAGAGAACCACCTGCTAGACGAGTGGTCAGTTTTCACTTTTCGAACTGcttttgaaaaatctttaagGTCCAAAAGTAATCATTTGATTGTTATTTTGAGTGAAAATGTAGATATCGACGAGCTTGACGAGGaaattaaaaatcttgtaaGTACTCACGTAATTCTGCAAATCGGTGAGGAATGGTTTGTGCAAAAACTTTTGAATTCTTTATCAGATGCTAAACCTTGTGTACGATGTGTCGAGGATGAGGCTCAAATAgtagaaatatttaattttgaaaacgataTCCAAAGCGTAACAGATAGCATGTTGTTTGAATCATCAGAAGATAGTGACACTGACGTTAATAATGATGATGACGTTATAGAGAACAACAGAGACGAAATTAACGAGGATGAGGAACTAAAGGAAGAGGCTGACAATGCACAAATCAACATTGTCGTCGAAAATAACTTTGATGTACCAAGCGATGATACTAGAAGTTGCAGTTTAAATATGagtgaaaatgaaagtatacAAAACACTCGTGAGGACAATTCAAGCTTGTCATACGAAGAGAATAGTGAAATAGATTCGTCCTCAGATACCGACGAAAGTGAAGACGAAAACAAAATTAGGACTGAAGTAAATCAAAGCAGCATTCACTTGAACGTAAGTGATGAAACATTGTTATGCGGCAAGTCCCTACAAATGAACATCAAAGACAGTATGTGCTTGAATGTTAAAGAGGAGGACGAAAGCTTGTCGGACATTCAGAATGTCAATGTATTTGAGGTGAGGTTAGAAAATCATGGACATACTGACATTCCGTATTATGGACCTCTTAGTTGTGCTGTCAGTTGTGAACATTACCAAATAACAGCTCCTCATAACCCTTCTAACTGTGAAGAAGTCAGCGACAGTGACAACTATACTGACTCAGAAAATGATGataaagaaatgtaa
- the LOC105344170 gene encoding toll-like receptor 2 isoform X1 has product MFHYSSALMLFALVNSVCMIYTMETNCVPECLMYNQSITNAHLMNQNDQPLKTVSRIMYIGVPINNCTVIRQCYIDIDKVLELFKFDDSPALAIIDFYCLDKTIIHLTRFNGTQLAYVISYIQINNCSFSMESYEVLGNVIYPFSLLLRNAGIPSNYTVIENTGNRSNICNTLDQVATLWIHNTVNAVNPLTFQNILDLFQCSLEFPNLKDLTINNVHLNFSLFDISKKFPNIVSLELTSIGLTQPISFPWKVPFISFPRNLSSSELTLNHYAKAFHITVEKHHIRKLLNLNMNKIGTLGNYTIHGDLQIIQFSGNKIQDISENLFRNVDGLEHIDLSLNKIERLPLTVFGGLYSLKHFDIHSNKLKEIQEDLFLDNRQLIYLDMSSNNIEKIDKNAFQFLNDLQEIHLEYNRIVSVDTLEWPIYSTKLQSLYFDRNPITQLPTFIFYLSDLQIASFKNTLIQFKNFTTYISNISYSIMADQILNGVDKKDDLNTKEIIDNPGIVLAYIEDKKRVIDLTGCKINHIELIYYGSDRYNYNSNHVIRVKLIFILKYYRLILEGNPINCDCRIIHLNRFIAQSIKFEYLDSDKSFLSDWKCQEPLDMKGREMITIPASETYCEKLTDKCPSNCTCYTRAFTSITIVDCRNRHFVFLPKLLPDGILDLWFQNNNITTISLGNRKYFPRIRQLFLSENQIVSINDDALMNMKNLDTLLLDSNYLVNLPRVLERMQIRNIKIMNNPFKCDCHTKWMKHWMLQRRGSIEQVSDVTCNVDDEDEKGKFFISVYDEEFVCLEDFDSTKHVVIPSITCSIVLVLLIIFLSLIYVYRLEVKVLMYIYLGIHPFDKDDKDRKEVIDVLVLHAADTTDWVMENIVQYLEFHKNYYVVCEMMRDFVAGFTYLENIASIVKHSKRMLIVLSTEFIDDDLLKVAWNEAQEKIKELRTNYAIVVCYDVTLKEIMIKDMQRYIKRGRYIDAKQALFHEKLLYSMPQYKDIDNKNKSLPDIKHFIQETYGEDGFDDDVYKKHAFVSYPDCEMPYIMNELRPTLEDNGYLLCLPDRDFLPGASKEENVLKAIDFSLHTLFILSGNHLQDEWSVFTFRIASEKSLRVRSNHLIVVIGQDADLDTMDDEVRFYIKTHVTLRVDDKLFFKKLLNSLPDVEARLPNIIEDIANGRQRYPQNGIERHYDEDDDHDEVEEVNGRIGRDHAQKQQTIVAEINYREANGHVANRHIGNGTIQLDNAAYVHEEDVHVDLDREEEEDEV; this is encoded by the coding sequence ATGTTCCACTACTCTTCGGCGCTGATGTTATTCGCATTGGTAAACAGCGTTTGTATGATTTACACAATGGAAACTAACTGTGTACCAGAATGTTTAATGTACAACCAGAGCATAACAAATGCGCATCTTATGAATCAAAACGACCAGCCACTGAAAACAGTTTCTCGTATAATGTATATAGGAGTACCTATCAATAATTGTACCGTGATCAGGCAGTGTTATATTGACATCGATAAGGTTTTGGAACTATTCAAATTTGATGACAGTCCTGCTCTTGCTATAATAGACTTTTACTGTCTCGACAAGACTATTATTCACTTGACAAGATTTAATGGGACTCAGCTAGCTTATGTCATTAGCTACATCCAAATAAATAATTGCTCCTTTAGCATGGAATCTTATGAAGTTTTGGGAAATGTGATATATCCTTTCTCCTTGTTATTGAGGAATGCCGGGATACCATCAAACTATACTGTTATAGAAAATACCGGAAACCGCTCAAATATATGTAACACATTGGATCAAGTGGCCACACTTTGGATCCACAATACTGTTAATGCAGTCAATCCTTTGACTTTTCAGAATATCTTAGACCTTTTTCAATGCAGTTTGGAATTTCCAAACTTAAAAGACCTTACCATTAATAACGTGCATCTTAATTTCTCTTTATTTGACATCTCAAAGAAGTTTCCTAACATAGTGTCTCTGGAATTAACATCAATCGGATTAACACAACCAATTTCATTTCCCTGGAAAGTTCCTTTTATCTCCTTCCCAAGAAATCTTTCTTCGTCAGAATTAACTCTTAACCATTATGCCAAAGCATTTCATATAACTGTTGAGAAACATCATATACGAAAACTTCTCAATTTGAACATGAACAAAATTGGGACTCTGGGCAATTACACCATACATGGTGATTTACAAATTATTCAATTTTCGGGGAATAAAATTCAAGACATATCGGAAAATTTATTTCGAAATGTTGACGGTTTGGAGCACATtgatttaagtttaaataaaatagaaCGTCTTCCTTTAACAGTTTTTGGTGGATTATATTCCCTGAAACACTTTGATATTCATTCTAACAAACTAAAAGAAATTCAAGAAGATCTCTTTTTGGATAACCGGCAATTAATTTACCTTGATATGTCAAGCAACAACATTGAAAAAATCGACAAAAATGCCTTTCAGTTTTTGAATGATTTACAAGAAATTCATTTAGAATACAACCGCATAGTTTCTGTAGATACTTTGGAATGGCCAATTTACTCAACAAAATTGCAGTCTTTATATTTTGACAGAAATCCTATCACACAATTACCTACGTTTATCTTTTACCTAAGCGATTTACAAATTGCAAgctttaaaaatacacttataCAGTTCAAAAATTTTACAACGTATATAAGCAATATATCATACAGTATTATGGCcgatcagattttaaatggtgtGGACAAAAAAGATGATTTAAATACTAAAGAGATTATAGACAATCCTGGAATAGTTCTTGCTTATATAGAAGATAAAAAACGGGTGATTGATCTAACAGGCTGTAAAATTAATCACATTGAATTAATCTATTATGGCAGTGATAGATATAACTATAATTCTAACCATGTAATAAGGGTAAAATTAATCTTCATACTTAAATACTATAGACTTATACTAGAAGGAAATCCTATAAACTGCGATTGTAGGATAATACATCTTAATAGATTTATTGCGCAAagtataaaatttgaatacctGGACTCAGACAAAAGTTTTCTTAGTGATTGGAAATGCCAAGAGCCATTGGATATGAAAGGTCGTGAGATGATAACCATACCGGCCAGTGAAACATACTGTGAGAAACTAACCGACAAATGTCCTTCAAATTGCACGTGTTACACGAGAGCTTTCACATCCATCACAATCGTAGATTGTCGTAATCGTCACTTTGTGTTCCTTCCAAAACTTCTACCAGACGGTATTCTGGATTTGTGGTTCCAAAATAACAATATCACCACTATTAGCCTCGGAAATCGAAAATACTTCCCTAGAATTCGACAATTATTCCTATCGGAAAATCAAATTGTAAGCATAAATGATGATGCTTTGATGAACATGAAAAACCTTGATACACTGCTTCTTGATTCAAATTATCTTGTGAACTTACCAAGGGTTCTTGAAAGAATGCAGAtcagaaatataaaaattatgaataatccCTTTAAATGTGACTGTCACACAAAGTGGATGAAGCACTGGATGTTGCAAAGACGAGGATCAATTGAACAAGTGTCAGACGTCACTTGCAATGTTGATGACGAGGACGAAAAAGGTAAATTTTTCATCAGTGTTTACGATGAGGAATTCGTCTGCTTGGAAGATTTCGATTCGACAAAGCATGTGGTTATACCAAGTATAACGTGTTCGATAGTGCTTGTTCttcttataatttttctaagtcTGATTTACGTGTACAGATTGGAGGTAAAGgttttaatgtacatatatcttGGAATTCATCCATTTGATAAAGATGATAAGGATAGAAAAGAAGTTATTGACGTTTTAGTTCTTCATGCGGCGGATACTACAGACTGGGTGATGGAAAATATCGTGCAGTATCTTGAATTCCACAAAAATTATTATGTTGTTTGTGAGATGATGAGAGATTTTGTTGCTGGATTTACATATTTAGAAAACATTGCTAGTATTGTAAAGCACAGCAAAAGAATGTTGATTGTTTTGTCTACCGAATTTATTGATGATGACTTATTAAAGGTCGCATGGAATGAGGCACAAGAAAAAATCAAGGAATTAAGAACAAACTATGCAATTGTGGTATGTTATGACGTGACATTGAAAGAAATTATGATTAAAGACATGCAAAGGTATATTAAAAGAGGACGGTACATTGACGCAAAACAGGCTCTTTTCCACGAAAAATTGTTATATTCCATGCCGCAGTATAAAGACAttgataacaaaaacaaaagtctACCTGATATTAAACACTTTATTCAAGAAACCTACGGAGAAGATGGATTTGACGATGATGTATACAAAAAGCACGCGTTTGTATCATACCCCGACTGTGAAATGCCTTATATAATGAATGAACTGCGACCAACATTGGAAGACAACGGGTACCTGTTATGTCTTCCAGACCGTGACTTCCTCCCGGGTGCCTCGAAGGAAGAGAATGTTCTAAAAGCTATTGACTTTTCTCTACACACTTTATTCATTCTTTCTGGAAATCATCTACAAGATGAATGGTCCGTTTTTACGTTTAGAATCGCCAGTGAAAAATCCTTACGTGTTAGAAGTAATCATTTGATTGTTGTCATTGGACAAGATGCTGATTTGGACACGATGGACGATGAAGTAcgattttacataaaaacacatgtTACTCTTAGAGTTGACGATAAGttatttttcaagaaattgtTGAATTCTCTACCGGATGTTGAAGCCCGCCTTCCCAATATTATTGAAGATATAGCTAACGGGCGTCAACGTTATCCGCAGAACGGAATAGAACGTCATTACGACGAAGATGATGATCATGATGAAGTTGAAGAAGTAAACGGGAGGATTGGGAGGGACCATgctcaaaaacaacaaacaatcgTCGCTGAAATAAACTATAGAGAAGCAAACGGCCATGTTGCAAATAGGCATATAGGAAATGGAACAATACAGCTCGACAATGCTGCTTACGTCCATGAAGAGGATGTACATGTTGATCTCGATCGAGAGGAGGAAGAAGACGAAGTGTAG